TGCCCTCTATGGGCGGAGCCAATATTAACGGGCTATATTGAACCACCATAAAGAGGTGGCATTATGAATATATTAAAAGGCAATGTATTAAAAGTTTTCGGAGCTGTAGTTTTAGTTAGTATGATAGGTGCTTTAGTAGCTGAGCCTGTTGTTTTAGGTGATATTGGTGGTTTATATTATCAATATTATGAGAAAGATATAAATGCAGCTAACGCTTGTTATAAACAGGCATTTTGGGCTGCGATAAAAGGAACTACTGCCTGTATTCCATTAATGTTTTGTGGAGGTATAGGTGTTGCTGGAATGGCTGCAGTAGTCACATATTCTTCTGTTGTACTATAATATTTAAATTATTACTCATTTTATTTTTTTACCTAATTGGTGATAAGACATGTACGATGAAAATAAAAAAAATATATTCTTTATTTCACTCATCGGAGTTTTATTCATACTATTGTCTTATTTTATAATAATATTACAAATGTATTATGGGCTAATAGACATAACAAGCAATTTAATTTTAAATACATTGTTAATAATCTCTGGAGCAATATTTAATATTCTAGTTGTAAAATTTTTAAAATTAGAAGAGAAGTTATTAAAAAATAAGAAATTGTTAATAATATATCTGGTATTTATAGTTGTGGCTATAAATATCTTTGATTGGATAATTCAACCGATGATTAATTATTTTAACATAATCAACTACTTACCATTATCATTTTTTGCTGGGTTTGGAGGTGGAATATTGGTTTCATTCTTCTATTTAATTATATGGGAAAATAATAAATATTTAACTCATTCAAAATTTTAGAACTATTATGTTCTAATCTCTGCAATAAAAATCAGTATAACAAAAATTCATCTTAATTGTGAAACCATGAAAAACTTTCCAATAATATTAACAATCCTAATTTTCTATCTGACTTTATATTTATAAAACTAAAAATCTATAGCCGCTTTCGTAGAGGTTTATATTACTCCAAAAGTAGCAAATTATCTATTAACATAAGGTTTAAATAGAAGATTATAAAGATAGAAGAGTAAGACCAAAATTAAGGTGGTTTAAATGAAAACTATTAACTTTAGAGTTTTTTACGATGGCAAATACTGGGTTGCAGAAGGTATTGATGTAAGTATATTTACACAGGGAAAGACATTAGATGAATTAATGAAAAATATTAAGGAAGCGGTAGAATTGCATTTTGAAGATGAGATAAAGGCAGGAGAAATTATAAAAATTCTCTCTGTTTCTGAAATGGAGGTGTCTAATTTTGCATAAACTTCCAGTTGTTAGTGGTAGAGATTTAATAAAATTTCTTAAAAAGTTGGGATATGAGATTGTTAGACAAAGAGGTAGTCATATACGACTAAGAAAAGAAACAGAATATGGAATCCATAACATAACCGTTCCATATCACGAAGAGATAGCAAAAGGAACATTAAATGCTATTTTAAATGATGTTTCTAAGTGGAATAATATCCCAAAAGAAGAACTAATAAAAAAATTAAAGTAATTTTTATATCTCTGTAAAGTTTTAGTTATTTTA
This is a stretch of genomic DNA from Methanocaldococcus sp.. It encodes these proteins:
- a CDS encoding DUF5395 family protein gives rise to the protein MKTINFRVFYDGKYWVAEGIDVSIFTQGKTLDELMKNIKEAVELHFEDEIKAGEIIKILSVSEMEVSNFA
- a CDS encoding type II toxin-antitoxin system HicA family toxin, whose translation is MHKLPVVSGRDLIKFLKKLGYEIVRQRGSHIRLRKETEYGIHNITVPYHEEIAKGTLNAILNDVSKWNNIPKEELIKKLK